In the genome of Candidatus Poribacteria bacterium, the window TATTGCGGAGCCGGTTCTGCTGGACCGTCGAGATGTTCTTGATGAGCGCCATACCGGCGTCGGGTGCGCGCCGGAACGTGTCGGCGTAGGCGTCGCGCGTGTAGGTGAGAAGCGTCGTCTCACCGCCGGTGATGAGGTCGGTGCCCCGAGGGCTCCCGTCGAGGATCGCCATTTCACCGACGACCTGCCCGGCGGGCAGCACGACGATCTCCTGCCCCTGCAACGTCACGCGAACAGCGCCTTCGGCGATGACCCACATCACGTTGCCCTGGTCGCCCTGGCGGCACAGGAGCGCGTCGCCGGCATACCGCTCGGCGCGCATCAGCGATGCGATGGCTGAGAACCCCTCGTCGTTGATACCCTCGAACAGCGGGAGGGGCTTCAAGAACGCAACGATGTCATCGACGGGCATCTCCACGGGCGTCGCAACGCCGTAGTCTGTGGGACCTGCCGGAGCCGCCGTATCGACGACGACTTCCTCCTCAGCCTCTTCCTCGGCGGCTTTGGCTTGCTCTGATTCGGCTTCGTCGCCGAACAGGTCGTCAAGTGACATGGAGCCGTCGTCGGACTCGGCAGCCGGGGCTTCCTCGGCGGGCGCGGCGAACAGATCATCGAGCGAACCCGCTTCGTCAGCGGCAGCGGACGTCTCCGCAGGGGCTGCGAACAGGTCGTCGAGGGAGGCGGCACCTCCGCCAGCGGCGGATGTCTGCGATGGCGCGGCGAGGTCGGCGAGTGAGCTCGTCTCCTCCGCCTCTGCCGCGTCGAGGGCGTCGCCGATCGTCATGCCGTCGAGCGATGTGGCTTCAGGGGTGGGGGCGGCTTCGCGTTTCGCCATTGGCTGCATCAGCATCGACGGGATCGTGTAGCCCTCGTCCTGATGCCGCTGGAACAGATAGCGCCGGAGCTGGAGTTTCCTGCGGATGTCCAGACGTCGGAAGTGAACTTGAAACTCTTTGGGCGACTTTTCGGCGAGTCTCACCAGCTCGTCGAGCGTCGACTGGCTCAGCCAGCGTGTGGCGATGTCGGATGGGGCAGGTTGCGCCACCGCATGTCCTTTCGTCAATGCCGGTCTGTCAGATAGACATTTTCGTGTGCCGATGCACGGAAGTCAAGCCCCGGGACGGTACGCCCGTCCGGTTTTTTTGACCCGTACCGGCGCGGCTCCTATAATTGCCCTGGCGCGGACACGCGCCATGTCGATGATTATGTCGATGATTCGGACTCCCCACGACAGCAAGGAACCGCACTTCTATGGCGAACCGTCTTGAGAGATGGGTGGACGAGGTCGCACGCCTCACGACGCCCGACAGTGTCTATTGGTGCACCGGGTCGGACGATGAGATCGCGCGGCTCACGGAGGAGTGCATCGCCACCGGAGTTCTCCATCGGCTCAATCAGGATGCGTATCCCAACTGCTATCTGCACCGGAGCGATCCGCAAGATGTCGCGCGGACGGAGCACCTCACCTTCATCTGCTCGCAGAACCAGGACGACGCGGGCCCGACGAACAACTGGCTCGCCCCTGCGGAAGCCAAGGCGCGCCTGACGCCGCTCTACAAAGGCGCAATGAAGGGCAGAACGCTCTACGTCGTTCCTTACATCCTCGGACCCGTCGGTTCGCCGTTCAGCAAGGTCGGAGTGGAGATCACCGACAGCCGCTATGTCGTTCTGAACCTGAACATCATGACCCGCATGGGTCAGGTCGCGCTCGACCAGCTCGGGGACTCGGACGAGTTTGTTCCGGGGCTGCACTCGTTGGGCGATTTATCGCCGGAGCGCCGGTTCATCTGCCACTTCCCCGAAGAACGGCTCATCTGGAGCGTCGGCAGCGGGTACGGCGGCAACGCCCTGCTGAGCAAGAAGTGCTTCGCCCTCCGCATTGCCTCGACGATGGCGCGCGACGAGGGATGGCTCGCCGAGCACATGCTCATCCTCGAAGTGGAGCATCCCGACGGGCACAAATCCTACGTCGCGGGCGCGCTCCCCAGCGCGTGCGGCAAGACGAACCTCGCCATGCTCGTCAGTCCGCTGGAACACCTCGGATACAAGGTGCGAACCGTCGGGGACGACATCGCTTGGCTTCGCATCGGACCCGACGGGCGGCTCTGGGCGATCAACCCGGAGGCTGGCTTCTTCGGCGTCGTGCCGGGAACCGGTCCCGACACGAACCCCAACGCCCTCGGAAGCATCGGCTCCAACTCGATCTACACGAACGTCGCCGTCGATGATCACGGGCACCCGTGGTGGGAAGGCTGCGGCAGAGAGGCTCCGTCGTCGCTGCTCAACTGGCAGGGGCAGCCGTGGGACGGCAGCGCGCCCGCAGCGCATCCGAACTCCCGATTCACGGCTCCGGCGCGGCAATGCCCGTCCATCTCGCCGGAATGGGAAAACCCGCAGGGCGTGCCGATCGACATCATGCTCTTCGGCGGTCGCCGAGCGCGTCTCACGCCGCTGATCTACGAGCCGTTCGACTGGGCGCACGGCGTCTTCGTCGCCGCGACCATCGGCTCTGAGACGACGGCGGCGCAGACAGGACGCGTCGGCGTCGTTCGCCGCGACCCGATGGCAATGCTGCCGTTCTGCGGCTACAACATGTCCGACTACCTGTCCCATTGGCTGGAGATGGGCAAGCGGATCCCCAAGCCGCCGCGCATCTTCCACGTCAACTGGTTCCGCAAGGGTGAAGACGGCCGGTGGCTCTGGCCCGGATTCGGGCAGAACCTGCGACCCCTCCTGTGGGCGCTCGAACGCGCGCGCGGGACGGCTGGCGCTCAGGAGACGCCCATCGGCTACCTGCCGAGGCAGAGCGATCTGAACCTCGACGGGCTGGAGATCGACGCAGCCGACCTCGACGAGCTCCTCCAGGTCCGCGACGGCGAGTGGACGGGTGAGGCAGACGAGGTCGGGAAGTTCTTCGAAACGCTCGGACCCCGGTTGCCCGACGAGATGCATCGGCAGCTCTCAGGACTCAAGGGACGGCTGAACGCCTAACCCGACGGACATCGGGAACGCGTACGGCGGGTCGAGGCGGGAGATCATCCCGGCTCGTCCGCTCCAGCGGAGCAGAAACATGCGCATCCACGTTCTCGCTGATGACGTGACGAACAAAATCGCCGCCGGGGAGGTCGTCGAGCGCCCGGCGTCGGTCGTCAAGGAACTCGTCGAGAACGCGCTGGACGCCGGAGCCACGGATATCCGCGTCGAACTGACCGACGGCGGGCGCCGGATGATCCGCGTCGTCGACAACGGCTCCGGCATGGACCCCGACGACGCCCGCCTGTGCCTACAGCGCCACGCCACCAGCAAGATATCCAGCGCCGACGATCTGCCCCAGATCGCCACGATGGGCTTCCGAGGCGAGGCGCTGCCGTCCATCGCGTCCGTCTCGCGGTTCGAGCTGCTGACACGCAC includes:
- a CDS encoding cyclic nucleotide-binding domain-containing protein, producing MAQPAPSDIATRWLSQSTLDELVRLAEKSPKEFQVHFRRLDIRRKLQLRRYLFQRHQDEGYTIPSMLMQPMAKREAAPTPEATSLDGMTIGDALDAAEAEETSSLADLAAPSQTSAAGGGAASLDDLFAAPAETSAAADEAGSLDDLFAAPAEEAPAAESDDGSMSLDDLFGDEAESEQAKAAEEEAEEEVVVDTAAPAGPTDYGVATPVEMPVDDIVAFLKPLPLFEGINDEGFSAIASLMRAERYAGDALLCRQGDQGNVMWVIAEGAVRVTLQGQEIVVLPAGQVVGEMAILDGSPRGTDLITGGETTLLTYTRDAYADTFRRAPDAGMALIKNISTVQQNRLRN
- a CDS encoding phosphoenolpyruvate carboxykinase (GTP); translated protein: MANRLERWVDEVARLTTPDSVYWCTGSDDEIARLTEECIATGVLHRLNQDAYPNCYLHRSDPQDVARTEHLTFICSQNQDDAGPTNNWLAPAEAKARLTPLYKGAMKGRTLYVVPYILGPVGSPFSKVGVEITDSRYVVLNLNIMTRMGQVALDQLGDSDEFVPGLHSLGDLSPERRFICHFPEERLIWSVGSGYGGNALLSKKCFALRIASTMARDEGWLAEHMLILEVEHPDGHKSYVAGALPSACGKTNLAMLVSPLEHLGYKVRTVGDDIAWLRIGPDGRLWAINPEAGFFGVVPGTGPDTNPNALGSIGSNSIYTNVAVDDHGHPWWEGCGREAPSSLLNWQGQPWDGSAPAAHPNSRFTAPARQCPSISPEWENPQGVPIDIMLFGGRRARLTPLIYEPFDWAHGVFVAATIGSETTAAQTGRVGVVRRDPMAMLPFCGYNMSDYLSHWLEMGKRIPKPPRIFHVNWFRKGEDGRWLWPGFGQNLRPLLWALERARGTAGAQETPIGYLPRQSDLNLDGLEIDAADLDELLQVRDGEWTGEADEVGKFFETLGPRLPDEMHRQLSGLKGRLNA